A genomic segment from Syntrophotalea acetylenivorans encodes:
- a CDS encoding FAD-dependent oxidoreductase, which translates to MALQLREIALGLDEDESLLPAKVAAELGLDPEALRNFKVVRQAIDARRRSKVLRIFSVVFELADEESVLAQQSANRRLSTWTPPAIPSIELKKRSHRVLVVGMGPAGLFAALSLARYGFQVTLIERGESVEQRVPAVNQFRSGGPLNPSSNIQFGEGGAGTFSDGKLNTRVKHPWGGMCFGHWWISAQGRRFLLRQNPMSAAIGCAWY; encoded by the coding sequence ATGGCTCTGCAGTTGCGTGAAATTGCGCTGGGGCTCGATGAGGATGAATCGCTGCTACCGGCCAAGGTAGCTGCGGAATTGGGCTTGGACCCCGAAGCTCTGCGCAATTTCAAGGTAGTGCGCCAAGCCATCGATGCACGCCGCAGGTCGAAAGTACTGCGGATTTTTTCTGTTGTTTTTGAGCTGGCGGACGAAGAAAGCGTTTTGGCGCAGCAGAGCGCCAATCGGCGTCTGAGCACTTGGACGCCTCCGGCGATACCCAGTATCGAGCTAAAAAAACGCTCTCATCGCGTGCTGGTGGTCGGTATGGGGCCCGCGGGGCTCTTTGCTGCTTTAAGCCTGGCCCGTTACGGTTTTCAGGTTACCTTGATCGAGCGCGGCGAATCGGTGGAACAGCGCGTGCCCGCTGTAAATCAATTTCGTTCCGGCGGGCCTCTTAACCCATCGAGTAATATCCAATTCGGTGAGGGAGGCGCAGGAACTTTTTCCGACGGCAAACTCAATACGCGCGTCAAGCACCCCTGGGGGGGTATGTGCTTCGGACATTGGTGGATTTCGGCGCAGGGGAGGAGATTCTTACTCAGGCAAAACCCCATGTCGGCAGCGATCGGTTGCGCCTGGTACTG